The sequence CTGTACGTCGGCGGGAGAAGCCCCGGTTCGTGCCGCTGTAACGCTTCCGGGCCGGATGCGCACCTAGGGGGTGAGGGAGCCGGAAGGGCTGCCGTCGAGAGGGGGAAGCGCCTACCGGTCGGCCGCGCGCAACGAGCGGGCGTGGCTGTACGGGGTCGCGCGGCACGTCGTCTCCGCGGAGTACCGCCGCAAGAACCGGCTGGACGTGCTCAACTCCCGTGTCGCGGGGCGGCGGTTGCTGGGCGCGGACGACATAGCGCGGGTCGAGGACCGGATCGTCGCCGAGAAGGAGGGGCGCGCGATGGTCGAGGCCATGGAAGGGCTGCCGGAGCAGCAACGGGCCGTGCTGGAGCTCGTCGCCGTCGACCAGCTCACCGTGGCCGAGGCCGCCCGCGCGCTCGGCATCCGCTCGGTCAGCGCGCGCGTCACCCTGCACCGCGCCCGCGCGCACCTGCGCAAGGCCGCCGGGGCCCCGTCGGACGAGAGCGCGTCCGCCGCCCCGCTCACCCGTAGCACGGCCGCCGTACTCGACGCCTCGGCCGCGTCGATCGACCTCTCCAGGAGCAGAGCATGAACGAGTCGACCAGTTTTGAGGACCGGCTGTGGGACGCCCGCCACCCACCGCTGCGTGGACGACTCGTCCGACGCCAACGTCGCGGACGGCAACCTGCTGCGCGGCTTCCCCTGCGCTCAGAGCAACTACGACGGGGGCTGGCAGAAATGGAAGGTGATCGCCCTGTCCAACGGCTACGCCCAGCTCCAGAACGGCGCCACCGGACTGTGCCTGGACGACTCCAGCCATTCGGACGGCAAGGACTACCTGCGCGGCTTCCCCTGCCTCACGCAGAGCTTCAGTGGCGGCTGGCAGGGCTGGCGGATCGTCAACCGCACGACCGCGAAGGGTTACTACGAGCAGGTGCTCCAGAACGCGGCCACCGGCCGCTGCCTGGACGACTCCGACGCGGGACCCAACAACGGTGACCTCCTGCGGGGTTACACCTGCAACGGCACCTCTCAGGACAACGGTTTCCAGGGCTGGGACATCTGGACCTGAACCGACGGACTGACCGACCCCCGCACCTAAGCGCTGCGCCCCGTGTCCGGCCCCGGCCGGCCGGGGCGCGGCCATGCCCCGGGGTCCAGGTCGGACCGCGACCGCCCCGCGAACCGTTCGCGTTCGGTGGGGCACAGGGTCAGCGGAATTTCCGTTCTGTGAAGGCTTTTCCGTTGGCCACCGCTTCGGCGAAGTCGCCTGTCGAGGTGAGGGAGAGGTGCCCCATTTCGCCGCGGCCGGTGACGAGGAGGTGGGACGTCCGCAGGGTGGCCGACCAGACCCAGGACTCACCGGCGGTGCCCAGGGTGCCGGTGACACTCCGGCCGTCCACCTCGGCATCCGCCGCGGTGGCCTCCGCGGTCCGGAGGCCGAGGTAGTTCTCCGGTGTGATCTCCTGCTGCCCCGGGATGTCGTACCACGTGATCACTCGCAACGGGTTCTCGCCGGGCGCCGACGGGCTGTAGAGGATCTCGACGGAGTAGTACGACTCCGCTATCAGGTGAAACGCCGCGAGCCGGCCTGGTGCGGGCACTGGTTCGGCGAGCATGTGGACCGAGAGCCGGCCGGCGTTGAATTCGCTTTCGATCCGGCGGTAGAGGTTCTCCCGCAGCCGCAGGGCCCGTTGTATGTCGCCGCGTAATTCCATGTTCCTACTGTGCCCCCACGCAGAGGCCCCCCGACAGGTCCGGTGGCCGCCGCGATCCATGTGGGGGTGTCGGGCGCTGCGTTGAAAAGGCGTGGCTGGCCGTCGGTCGTGATGCGACAATCAGCCCGCATCTTGATCCACATCCGCGTTCCGGAGGTCCGCATGGACATCGCCTCGCTGCTGCCGATGACCACGCCCCGGTTGTCGCTGCGTCTGTTCACTCCCGGCGACGTGGACGACCTGTACGCCTACCAGAGCCTGCCGAGCGTGGCGCGTTACCTGTACCGGCCGGCGCACACGCGGGAGCGCAGCGAGCAGGTCGTGGCCGAGCGCGCGGCGCACTCGGTTTGGCGCGCCGACGGGGACAAGCTGGCGCTTGCCGTGTGCCGACACGACGAGCCCGGCGTTCTTGGCGAGGTGACGCTCACCCTGGCCGATGCCCGCGCCGCCCAGGCCGAGATCGGCTGGACCCTCGACCCACGTCACGAGGGGCACGGCTATGCGACCGAGGCGGCCGCGGCACTGGCCGGGTTCGCCTTCGACAGGCTGGGCGTGCACCGGCTCTACGCACGGCTGGATGTGGAGAACGCCGGGTCCGTGGGGGTCTGCGAGCGCCTCGGGATGCGTCGGGAGGCGCACCTGGTCGAGAACGACCTCGACGGGGATCGCTGGGGCAGCGAGTACGTCTACGCGGCCCTGGCCGCGGACATGGCCGGTCGATCAGGCGGTTGAGGCCGCCGCCGCCTCCTGTTCGAGGTGGACACGGCGGCGGCCGACCCACGGCCTAACCTCCCAGTTCGGTGAGCAGGGTCGGGTCGAACGGGCCGTCGTAGGTTCCGATGCGGAAGCCGGCGATCGTTCCGATGAATCCGCGACTCTGCGCCGCGGGGTGGACGTCGTTGCCGATGCCCACCGTGTCGTCGAGGACCTGGGTCGAGGGCGGGGCGTCTCCGGTGACCGCCGGCAGTTCGACGCCGTCGAGAGCGATGTGCAGGGTCGCGACGGTGCCGAAGCTGTCCCAGCCGATCCGGAGGTCGTGCTGCTGCCCGGTCGCCGGCAGCGGAGCGGTCGCGGTGTGGTTGCTCTCGCCGGCGGGAGCGAAGCCGTAGGTCAGTCGGCCGCCGCCGTAGCGGACCCAGAGGTTGCCGCCCACGGCGAACAGGGTGGCCAGCGAGGGCTGTTCGGTCCCGGCGACCGGGGTGAACTTCACGTCGGCGACGAAGTTCTGGATCAGCCGGGCGTCGCCCCAGGAGGTGGCCGGTGCGAAGCCCACGGCGTTGTCGCCGCCCTTGAGCACGACGCCCTGACCGGGCTGGACCGTCTCCGTGCCGGCCCGGCGGTCGATGGTGCCGAGGGCGACCTCGTCGGCGCCGGGAGCGTAGGCGTGGTTCGTGAACGAGCCGCCGAAGCCGACCTTGGCGGTCAGGCTCAGCGTGCGCGGCCCGATGATCACCGAGACGGTCCTCGGCGCCGAGGTACCGGTCCGGTCGGCCTGTACCGCCGAGATGGTCCGCACGCCGTTGCCGAACGCGGTCGCCGGAGCGCACGCCCACGTGCCGTTCGGCGCCACGGTGGCGGTGCACACCTGGCGCCCAGCGTCCGGATCGGTGACCGTGACGGTGGCTCCGGCCAGCCCCGTACCGCCGATGCGGGTCGGCGAGTTCGGGAGGGCGGCGAACGGTGCGGGGTCGGTGATGACCGGTGCCGGCGGGCGGCCGATCGAGATGTCCGTCGGGTCCGCTCCGGCGGGCACGTTCGCGATGATGAAGCCGCTGGAGAGCACGGTCAGATCGGTCCCCGAGACCCGGACCCCGCCGATGTAGACCGCCTTGGACGGCGAGAACCCGGAGCCGGCGACGAGCACCTGCTCGGGGGTGCCGGCCGTCGCGGGGGAGGTGCCGGAGTAGGTGATGCGGGCCGGCAGTCCGGCGTCCACGGCCTGGTAGGCGCCCTGCGGCCCGGCCGCGCCGAGCACGGCCCGGGCGCTGCGACCGCTGATGGTGCTCGCCAGGTCGGCGGGGCCGGGCCGGCTGGGGAACGCCGTGTTCGCGCCGATGCACACCGCGTCGGGGCTGTCGTCCGGGTCCGCCTGCCAGTTGCCCACGGTCGCGTTGCGGCACGCGCTGTTCGTGGGCCAGTGACTCGACATGGAGTAGTGCGAGTTCCACTCGACGTTGCCGGTGACCGTGATCCACTGCGAGCCGACGTCGGGCGCGATGAAGTACGAACTGTGGCCGGTGTCGGTGTCACCGACGTTGCCGCTGATCGTCAGGCCCTGCGCGTACGACGCCGGCTGGTCGATCGAGCCGTCCGCGCGGTAGACGGTCGGGCCCTGCTGGCCTTCGGTGTAGACGTCGCCGCCGTCGCCGAACATCTGCATGTTCTGGTGGAACCAGTTCGCGGTGATCGCGTTGTGGGCGTTGATGTTGGTGGTGTGGTTCCAGTACTGGTCGAGGGTCTCGGGCGGGTTGGCGCTCGGCAGGGACTCCGCGTCCGGGTGGCCCTGCCACGCGCCGGAGGTGATGCCGTCGTAGGGCATGTCGAAGATGTCGTTGTGGGAGATGGTGGTGTGCCGGGTGAACAGCATCGTCACGCCCGCGGCACCGATGTAGTCCAGGCCCGCGTCGTGGATGACGTTGTCGTCGACCACGTTCCCGGTCATGATCTCGTTGACGCCGTGGTCGCCGATGGCGTCGTGGGCCGACGCGCTCGGGTTGCCGGAGCAGTCCGCGATCACCGTGGCGGCCGGATCGTCGGTCGAGCCGGGAGTCGGGTCCCCGGAGCAGCCGAGCCAGATCGCGCTCGACGCGATCTGGCTGAACTCGCTGCCGCGCACGAGGTTGTCGTCGCTGCCGTACCTCACTCCCAGCCCGATGCCCCCGAGGTCGCTGAACCGGTCGCCGTCGAAGGTCACGTGCCGGGCAGCGGTCAACTGCACGTTCGCGAGCGGCTGATCGAACGCGGCCCACGGGCAACTGCCCTCCGCCGGTGCGGCGAAGTGGCATTCGCCCTGGCTCGCCGGCAGCACGTCGCCGCCGGCGTCCCTGGCGAGCGGCTGGGTGACCATGAGGTTGTCCTGCACCTGGGCGAACCCGGTCGGGGTCGAGGGCTGGTTCCAGGTCGCCGTGCTGAACGTGATGCCGCGGAACGTGAGGTCGTGCACGGGGTGGGCCAGCGACCCGGCGACGTTCACGAGCGATTCGAGCCGCGGGATCTCCACGTCGAGGTCGGACATGCGCTGCCCGGACGCGGGCTGGAAGTACAACCGGTCCGCGGAGTTGTCCAGGTACCACTGCCCGGGGCTCAGCAGCGCGTAGGCGTTCTCGATCATCGTGGGCGGAGTTTTGGCGGCGAGGCTGTACGGGGTGATGTTCGAGGAGTTGCCGCCCCACACGGTGGTCTGCTTGTTCGTGACGTTGTTCCAGCACGGCTGAGCCATGCCGACCGTGGTCGTGCCCGACGTCGCGCCCGCGCTGACCGACGCCACCGGGCACTCCACGGTCGCCCAGTCCATCGGCGGTGCGGGCGTGTAGACGAACTGCAGCTCCTTTAGCTGCGTCGCGTCGAGCCGCGCGGCCAGATCCGAGAACCAGGTGGCGGTGGACCCGGTCGTCGTGAACGCCGTCCTGTCCCACGAGGTCAGGCTCAGGCCGAGCTGCGCCGGGGTCTTCTGGGCGACCGGCGCCTCCACCCCGTCGACGTACAGCTGCCGCGTACGGGTCCCGGCCGGCACCGGGGCCGACCATACGTCGGAACCCTTGGCGTGCGTCCATCGCGTGACCTGGGTGCCGCCGGAGATCACCGGGTGGGCCCCGGGGGCCGCCCGCCAGGTGACCGGGTGACCGGGCTTGCCCGAATCGGCCGGGCCGAAGTCGAGGCCGTGCGCCAGGCGGTAGGTGCCGTCGGCCAGGACGACGGTGATGTCCGCCGGGTGCGGCTCGGCCACTTCCTTGCGGACGGCCGCTTGCGCCGCGGTCAGCGAGCAGGGCGCGGACGCCTTCTCGCAGGTCGTACCCGGCCCCGAGCCCGATCCCGACCCTGACCCCTGCCCCGACGGTGCGGCGTACAGCGTGAGGGACTTCGTCGGCGACGCCGCCACCGCGGCCGGGACCAGCCCGCCGCCGAGCAGGAGGGCGGCGGTCAGGCCCAGGACCCCCGCGGTCCTGCTGCTCCGGGCATGGGTGCGTAACGTGCGAGGCAACATGTGCGGCTCCTTGGATAGAGGCGCGTGCGGTGGGCCGAAGAGGTCGGCCGGTGTCTCGGTCGATACGGTGATCGCGTGGGAGCGGCCTTGCGGCAACCCGGCTGATACATCGGATGTATCGGCTAGCGGAGGACGCTAGTGGGACGCCTCTGAAGGGTCAAGAGGGTGGGCGACAACCGGCTGGAGGTTCGTCGGCGACCTCTGAGCAAGTCGCACTATGTCGGCCGCCAGCAGGTGAGTTCGGACCCTGGGCGGCAGAAGGAGCCGCCCGATCCCGGGTGTTGACGGGTGGGACGCATCCGAGCCGTATCCGCGCGCGTGGCCGCTCTCGCGGGAGAGATCGGACGGGCCGGGACGGAGGTCGCCCGGAGCGCGGGCGGGCGTCGCCTGCGGTGCGCCCGCACCGGAGGCAACCTTCCCGTCGTGCCGGAGGTCTGAGGGGCATGGGAAGAAGCAGAGCAGCGTTCACCGCGGCGGTCGCAGGCACCGCAGCCGCCATGCTGAGTCTGTTCGGCTGCACGGGCCAGCCCCACTCGGCGGCGTCCCCGACCGCGACCATCGCCAAGTCACCGGCCAAGCCCCCGACCAAGGGCCCGGGCGTGCCGGAGGACTTCACCGGCGACGGACGTCCCGACCTGGTCGTGGCCGCCGCCGACGCCACCATCGACGGTGTCGCCTCCGCCGGATACCTCGCCGTCGTCCCCGGCTCCGCCACCGGCGCCGACCCCGCCCACGCCACCGTGTTCACGCAGAACGGCATCGGTCAGGGGCCCGCCGGGACGGGCGGCGAATTCGGCGCGGTGACCGTCTCGGCCGACCTCGACGGCGACGGTCGCGCCGACCTCATCGCCCAGGCCGGCCGCTCCACCGTCTTCGTCGTCCGGGGCGGCGCCACCGCCTCCGCGCCGGCCGCCCGGCTGAACGGCCGCGCACCCCTCACCGGGGACTTCGACGGCGACGGCCACCCCGACCTGCTCCTGGCCGACGACGGCCCGGCCGGGGGCACCATCGACTACGGCCCGTTCTCCCGCACCGGCAAGCCCGCCCGTACCGCGGCCGTGTCCTTCACCCCCCGACTACCGAAGCGCCCACCCAGCTACCCCAACCTCGGCACCCCGCTGGCGGTCGGCGACTTCAACGGCGACGGCCGCGACGACGTCGTCACCCAGTGGTTGGAGGACGACGGCGACGACGTCCTCCCGAAGGCCACCGTGATCTCCTACGGCTCCGCGTCCGGCCTCGTCCGCGGCCCGCGTCTGACCGGGCCCGACGGCAAGGACGTGCACAGCACCTACGGCTCGCTCACCACCTACACCGCCGACCTCGACGGCGACGGCTACGCCGACGTCGTCGACTGCGTGCTCCCCGAAACCCTGGGGGACACCGGCAGAACCCCGCCCCGCTCCCGCGTCACCGTCAACTACGGCGGCCCCCACGGCATCCCCGCGCGGGCACCGCAGGCGTTCGACGTCAGCACCCGCGGTCTGCCCGAGGCCGGCACCGGCCCGGACGCCGAGCTGGGCCGCGCGGCGGCCGTCGGCGACATCAACGACGACCGGTACGCCGACCTCGCCTTCACCATCACTCCGGGCGGTTCCGGCGAGTCAGGTCAGTCCGGTCAGTCCGGCGAGTCCGGTCAGGCGCAGCCGGCCATCGTCGTGCTCTACGGCGGCCCGAACGGCCTCACCGTCAGCCACGCCCAGACCATCCCCGGACACGCCACCGCCCTCCGCATCATCGACCTGAACCACGACGGCCACGGCGACCTCGTCATCGGCCGGCCCGCTTCCACCGTCGTCGAGCAGGTCGTGACGGTACTGCGCGGCAGCGCACGCGGCGTGCAGACCGCCCACCCGCAAACGATCACCGCGGACGACATCGGCCGACCGGCAAGCCAGTCGAACACCTTCGGCTACGGGTTCGCCCGCTGAACGAGCCGAACGAGCCGGTCGCAATGGTCAGTCGGTCGACCTGACGGGCGCACTGCTGCTTCCCTGGCGCCGGCCACCGAGTTCCGCGTCGAGCGTCTCCTGGGCCACGCGCATCACCTCGGCGTACACGGGGTCCGCCAGTCGCTCCCACATCTCGCTCTCCGCGACGTCCTCGACGAGGCCGACCACCCACCAGATGTTGCCGAACGGGTCCTTGATCCGCCCGCCGCGCCGGCCGAAGGCGTCGTCGGCCAGGGAAGTGACGACCTGGCCGCCGGCCGCGAGGGCTCGTGAGAACGCCTGGTCCGCGTCGGCGACGCACACGCGCAACAGGCTCGGCATGGCGGGCCAGTCCGCGTGCCGGTCGAAGGCCAGGACGACGGTGTCGCCGACCCGGATCTCGGCGTGACCGATCAATCCGTCCTCGGTCGACACCCGCCCCAGCTCCTCGCCCCCGAACGCCCGGGTCACGAAGTCGAGGAAGGCCCCCGTGTCGTCGGTGACGACCCAAGGCGCGACGGTGGTGTAGCCCTCCGGGGCGTCGCTGGTCTGCTCGGGCATCGCGGTCCTCTCGCTGACGGTTGCTGCCGGCAGCGACCGTAGGGGCGAACCAGGTCAGTTTCCGTCCTCAAGGGCAGCGAGCCGGAATCGCGGCCGGGTGCCCCTGACCCCCGCCCGCGCGCCGGCATCGACCCGGCCCGAGACAGCGGCGATGCCCCGCCCCACCCGGAGTTGACCTTGTCCCAAGGCGCTCTGCTGGGTGCGCTGGAAAGGCTGGAAGGGTGAGCGGGGGGGAAAGGCTCTCAGTCGGATCGGCCCAAGGTCACGGTGCGGGAGCCGGGTGTGAAGTCGTCGAAGGACTGCTGCCAGGACTCACCGGGCCAGTAGTACGTCACGCGGCCCTCGACGGGCCGGTAGCGGGCCGTGTAGAGGGTTCTGGACCCCTGGTCGTCGACGGATCGGTACAGCGGCGGCTTCAGCATCGCGGCCACGTCCGCACCCGCGGCGCGAATGGCGCGCAGCCGCTCCTGCGTCTGCAGGGCCCGCTCCTGCTCGTCGGTCACCGGCAGGTGCTGGTGATTGGCGGCGCAGGCGTCGGGCGCCACTATCGGTGACATATCCGGCCCCACGAACACCGTCACCGCCTTCACGGGATCGAGAAGGGTGAGGTTCTGCGGGACGGCGACCGGCAGGGACCGCAGCCTGTCGACCGCCTCATCGACGGTGTCGCACGTCTCCAGCAGGTAGCGCACCACGATGAGAACGGCGAAGCCGCGTCCGTAGACGGAACGTCCGCCCCAGGTGAGCGAGACCGCGAGACCGGCGTCGTTCATCCCGTCCAGCAAGCCCCACAGCACGTCCTGCATCCCGATCACGGGGCGCAGGAAGCAGGAGGAGACGATGGTCCCCTCGCACTGGTCGGGCGGCAGGTCGTAATTGCGCAGCAGAGTGCCGTTGCGGCCGATCTGGGTGCAGGACTGGGTGAACGGCCGCAGTGCCGCGTGGGTGAGGAAGGCTTCCGCGTCGGGCCGGTCGAGTTGGCCGGCCAGGCGGTCCAGCACCGGGACCAGTTCCGGCATGTGCGCACGGAAGAGCGTCCGCACGCGGTCCGCGCCCTGCGGAGTCCGGCCCTCCGCGGTCAGCAGGCCCGCCATCTCCTGCCACAGGGGCCGGGCGTGGGCGGCCCACCGCCCGTCGCCGCCGTCGCCGACCGCTATCGCCTGGAACGTCTTGTGCTGCTGCCGCACGGCTGCCGCTCCCCTGTGAGAATCCGACGAGGTGAGGGCAACCTAGTCAATTGCGGGGTGAATCACCAGGCTGTCGCCATCGGCGACGTCGCGACGCCTCGGCACCTCGGCGGGTCGGCCGCCAACTCGGCGAGGTACTGGTTGACTTCCGCTTCCGGCGCGGCAGTCGGCATCCGGCGGGCACCCTCGCGCACGATCTCGTCGATC comes from Streptomyces sp. NBC_00448 and encodes:
- a CDS encoding RNA polymerase sigma factor, giving the protein MREPEGLPSRGGSAYRSAARNERAWLYGVARHVVSAEYRRKNRLDVLNSRVAGRRLLGADDIARVEDRIVAEKEGRAMVEAMEGLPEQQRAVLELVAVDQLTVAEAARALGIRSVSARVTLHRARAHLRKAAGAPSDESASAAPLTRSTAAVLDASAASIDLSRSRA
- a CDS encoding RICIN domain-containing protein yields the protein MDDSSDANVADGNLLRGFPCAQSNYDGGWQKWKVIALSNGYAQLQNGATGLCLDDSSHSDGKDYLRGFPCLTQSFSGGWQGWRIVNRTTAKGYYEQVLQNAATGRCLDDSDAGPNNGDLLRGYTCNGTSQDNGFQGWDIWT
- a CDS encoding GNAT family N-acetyltransferase, with amino-acid sequence MDIASLLPMTTPRLSLRLFTPGDVDDLYAYQSLPSVARYLYRPAHTRERSEQVVAERAAHSVWRADGDKLALAVCRHDEPGVLGEVTLTLADARAAQAEIGWTLDPRHEGHGYATEAAAALAGFAFDRLGVHRLYARLDVENAGSVGVCERLGMRREAHLVENDLDGDRWGSEYVYAALAADMAGRSGG
- a CDS encoding Ig-like domain-containing protein yields the protein MLPRTLRTHARSSRTAGVLGLTAALLLGGGLVPAAVAASPTKSLTLYAAPSGQGSGSGSGSGPGTTCEKASAPCSLTAAQAAVRKEVAEPHPADITVVLADGTYRLAHGLDFGPADSGKPGHPVTWRAAPGAHPVISGGTQVTRWTHAKGSDVWSAPVPAGTRTRQLYVDGVEAPVAQKTPAQLGLSLTSWDRTAFTTTGSTATWFSDLAARLDATQLKELQFVYTPAPPMDWATVECPVASVSAGATSGTTTVGMAQPCWNNVTNKQTTVWGGNSSNITPYSLAAKTPPTMIENAYALLSPGQWYLDNSADRLYFQPASGQRMSDLDVEIPRLESLVNVAGSLAHPVHDLTFRGITFSTATWNQPSTPTGFAQVQDNLMVTQPLARDAGGDVLPASQGECHFAAPAEGSCPWAAFDQPLANVQLTAARHVTFDGDRFSDLGGIGLGVRYGSDDNLVRGSEFSQIASSAIWLGCSGDPTPGSTDDPAATVIADCSGNPSASAHDAIGDHGVNEIMTGNVVDDNVIHDAGLDYIGAAGVTMLFTRHTTISHNDIFDMPYDGITSGAWQGHPDAESLPSANPPETLDQYWNHTTNINAHNAITANWFHQNMQMFGDGGDVYTEGQQGPTVYRADGSIDQPASYAQGLTISGNVGDTDTGHSSYFIAPDVGSQWITVTGNVEWNSHYSMSSHWPTNSACRNATVGNWQADPDDSPDAVCIGANTAFPSRPGPADLASTISGRSARAVLGAAGPQGAYQAVDAGLPARITYSGTSPATAGTPEQVLVAGSGFSPSKAVYIGGVRVSGTDLTVLSSGFIIANVPAGADPTDISIGRPPAPVITDPAPFAALPNSPTRIGGTGLAGATVTVTDPDAGRQVCTATVAPNGTWACAPATAFGNGVRTISAVQADRTGTSAPRTVSVIIGPRTLSLTAKVGFGGSFTNHAYAPGADEVALGTIDRRAGTETVQPGQGVVLKGGDNAVGFAPATSWGDARLIQNFVADVKFTPVAGTEQPSLATLFAVGGNLWVRYGGGRLTYGFAPAGESNHTATAPLPATGQQHDLRIGWDSFGTVATLHIALDGVELPAVTGDAPPSTQVLDDTVGIGNDVHPAAQSRGFIGTIAGFRIGTYDGPFDPTLLTELGG
- a CDS encoding FG-GAP repeat domain-containing protein, which translates into the protein MLSLFGCTGQPHSAASPTATIAKSPAKPPTKGPGVPEDFTGDGRPDLVVAAADATIDGVASAGYLAVVPGSATGADPAHATVFTQNGIGQGPAGTGGEFGAVTVSADLDGDGRADLIAQAGRSTVFVVRGGATASAPAARLNGRAPLTGDFDGDGHPDLLLADDGPAGGTIDYGPFSRTGKPARTAAVSFTPRLPKRPPSYPNLGTPLAVGDFNGDGRDDVVTQWLEDDGDDVLPKATVISYGSASGLVRGPRLTGPDGKDVHSTYGSLTTYTADLDGDGYADVVDCVLPETLGDTGRTPPRSRVTVNYGGPHGIPARAPQAFDVSTRGLPEAGTGPDAELGRAAAVGDINDDRYADLAFTITPGGSGESGQSGQSGESGQAQPAIVVLYGGPNGLTVSHAQTIPGHATALRIIDLNHDGHGDLVIGRPASTVVEQVVTVLRGSARGVQTAHPQTITADDIGRPASQSNTFGYGFAR
- a CDS encoding VOC family protein, which translates into the protein MPEQTSDAPEGYTTVAPWVVTDDTGAFLDFVTRAFGGEELGRVSTEDGLIGHAEIRVGDTVVLAFDRHADWPAMPSLLRVCVADADQAFSRALAAGGQVVTSLADDAFGRRGGRIKDPFGNIWWVVGLVEDVAESEMWERLADPVYAEVMRVAQETLDAELGGRRQGSSSAPVRSTD
- a CDS encoding C45 family peptidase, which codes for MRQQHKTFQAIAVGDGGDGRWAAHARPLWQEMAGLLTAEGRTPQGADRVRTLFRAHMPELVPVLDRLAGQLDRPDAEAFLTHAALRPFTQSCTQIGRNGTLLRNYDLPPDQCEGTIVSSCFLRPVIGMQDVLWGLLDGMNDAGLAVSLTWGGRSVYGRGFAVLIVVRYLLETCDTVDEAVDRLRSLPVAVPQNLTLLDPVKAVTVFVGPDMSPIVAPDACAANHQHLPVTDEQERALQTQERLRAIRAAGADVAAMLKPPLYRSVDDQGSRTLYTARYRPVEGRVTYYWPGESWQQSFDDFTPGSRTVTLGRSD